Proteins from a single region of Pectobacterium carotovorum:
- a CDS encoding type I secretion system permease/ATPase, with amino-acid sequence MKLHSVQEAHGSDQSVAQESIVHEPTVVHESTAVQEPPVAHEPSVHETSAHENNSDPRSRHDDPLLDSLLILCALQGKSVSRTTLTAGLPLANQRLSVKLLPRAAARAGLQGRVLKRSLNKISEMSLPAMLLLREGRAAILLGWNADGSARLMPSETEGGEISVEHNTLQQNYLGLVMFAQPRHQFDLQNPSLIPRTKSWFKDTLKLSRSLYLDAILATLLVNIIALATPLFVMNVYDRVVPNQATATLWVLAIGVTGAFVFDLILKTLRGICLDMAGKKTDLIISATLFERITGMSMKARPPRVGSFAQNIHEFQSLRDFLSSLTLTTLIDFPFTLLLLLVIGIIGGPLVWVSILAYPVALLASWAMQKPLSATIEKTMHLASERQATLIETLSCLDAIKVNNAESERQHQWEQTIGSLSKLEMRAKALSSLAVNLTQWFQQFAGVAMIVVGVYMLINGKLSMGGLIACYMLNGRALMPLGQLSGLVSRYQQARLTMQTTEQMMQLPQERSDNERPLKRESIRGGIEFRDVTFNYPEQKTSSLQGISLTIAPGEKVGVIGRSGSGKSSLQKLIVNLYQPNTGNILIDGVDARQLDVSDLRHNIGYVPQDIQLFSGSLRNNLISGARYVEDEAMLRAAEISGVNEFARLHPDGYNLQVGERGQQLSGGQRQAVAIARALLLDPPILVLDEPTSSMDNTSEDRLKQALAPVIAEKTLLLVTHRVSMLALVDRLVIVDKGKIIADGPKAIVMDALKKGQINASR; translated from the coding sequence ATGAAGTTGCATTCAGTACAAGAGGCTCATGGTTCTGATCAATCAGTTGCCCAGGAGTCTATCGTCCATGAACCTACTGTTGTTCATGAATCGACGGCTGTTCAGGAGCCACCTGTCGCCCATGAACCCAGCGTTCATGAAACCAGCGCTCATGAAAATAATAGTGACCCGCGCAGCCGTCATGATGACCCGTTATTGGATAGTTTACTGATCCTCTGTGCCTTGCAGGGGAAATCGGTCAGCCGTACCACACTCACCGCCGGGCTCCCCTTAGCCAACCAGCGGCTATCTGTAAAACTGCTTCCAAGAGCCGCTGCGCGCGCAGGGCTGCAAGGGCGCGTTCTCAAGCGTTCTCTGAATAAAATTTCCGAGATGTCACTCCCTGCGATGTTGCTGTTACGGGAAGGACGCGCGGCGATTCTGCTAGGCTGGAATGCTGACGGCAGCGCACGCCTGATGCCCAGCGAAACAGAAGGCGGGGAAATTTCCGTTGAGCACAACACGCTGCAACAGAATTATCTGGGTCTGGTGATGTTCGCCCAGCCTCGTCACCAGTTCGATCTGCAAAATCCGTCGCTGATCCCCCGAACCAAATCCTGGTTCAAGGATACGCTTAAGCTTTCACGTTCGCTCTATCTCGACGCCATCCTCGCCACGCTGCTGGTGAACATTATCGCGCTGGCTACGCCGCTGTTCGTGATGAATGTCTACGATCGGGTTGTGCCCAATCAGGCCACGGCGACATTGTGGGTGCTGGCTATCGGCGTTACTGGCGCTTTTGTTTTCGATTTAATACTCAAAACGCTACGCGGCATTTGCCTTGATATGGCGGGCAAAAAAACCGATCTGATTATTTCTGCCACGCTATTTGAACGCATTACCGGTATGTCGATGAAGGCCCGGCCACCGCGGGTTGGTAGCTTTGCGCAGAATATTCATGAATTTCAATCGCTCAGAGATTTCCTTTCCTCACTGACGCTGACGACGCTGATCGATTTTCCTTTTACGCTGCTTCTGCTGTTGGTTATCGGTATCATCGGCGGCCCGCTGGTCTGGGTTTCCATTCTGGCCTACCCTGTCGCCCTGCTGGCGAGTTGGGCGATGCAAAAGCCGCTGTCCGCCACTATTGAAAAAACAATGCACCTTGCCAGCGAACGGCAGGCTACGCTGATCGAAACGTTGAGCTGCCTCGATGCAATCAAGGTCAATAACGCGGAAAGTGAACGCCAGCACCAATGGGAGCAAACCATTGGTAGCCTGAGCAAACTGGAAATGCGGGCCAAGGCGCTGTCTTCACTGGCGGTAAACCTGACGCAGTGGTTCCAGCAATTTGCCGGCGTTGCCATGATTGTCGTCGGCGTCTACATGCTGATTAACGGCAAGCTCAGTATGGGTGGGCTAATTGCCTGTTACATGCTGAACGGCAGAGCGCTTATGCCATTGGGCCAACTGTCTGGCCTGGTTAGCCGTTACCAGCAGGCGCGTTTGACGATGCAAACCACCGAACAGATGATGCAGTTGCCGCAAGAGCGTAGCGATAACGAACGCCCGTTGAAGCGCGAGAGCATCCGAGGCGGTATCGAATTTCGCGATGTGACGTTCAATTACCCAGAGCAAAAAACCAGTTCGCTGCAAGGCATCAGCCTGACCATCGCTCCCGGCGAGAAAGTGGGCGTTATTGGCCGCAGTGGTTCAGGAAAAAGCTCGCTGCAAAAACTGATCGTGAACCTCTATCAGCCTAATACCGGTAATATTCTGATCGACGGTGTCGATGCCCGTCAGTTGGATGTCAGCGATTTACGCCACAACATCGGCTATGTTCCCCAAGATATTCAGCTATTTAGTGGTTCACTGCGCAATAACCTGATTAGCGGCGCACGCTATGTCGAAGACGAAGCGATGTTGCGAGCCGCGGAGATTTCAGGAGTGAACGAGTTTGCTCGCCTACACCCGGATGGTTATAACCTTCAGGTTGGCGAACGCGGCCAACAACTCTCTGGCGGGCAGCGTCAGGCTGTCGCGATAGCCAGAGCGCTGTTGCTCGATCCGCCGATTCTGGTGCTGGATGAACCCACCAGTTCGATGGATAACACCAGTGAAGATCGGTTGAAGCAGGCTCTGGCCCCCGTAATTGCGGAGAAAACGCTCTTACTGGTTACCCATCGGGTTTCCATGCTGGCACTGGTCGATCGTTTAGTGATCGTCGATAAAGGTAAAATTATCGCGGATGGACCGAAAGCGATCGTGATGGATGCGTTGAAGAAGGGGCAGATCAATGCGTCTCGGTAA
- a CDS encoding TolC family outer membrane protein, with product MMRRYHFALLPFITVFSTATYAETIQEAIKSTLYTHPEVSASINSRFSAEHDLRAAKGGYLPSITLSAGVGREETDTPSTRASINKRVELSRQESSINLSQTVFDGFATSSEVGRQRATVNSRAYKVLNTSESTALDTVQVYLNVLQRQEFVRLAEANLASHERIYDQIRLRSEQGVGRLADLDQAEARLAQARNNVLTEQTNLDDAKINYMSIVGKVPDNLVMPDASAIKLPASLEEAQRIMLANSPALKSAESDIEATQQQYEASKSTFYPRLNVELSRTMDNNVDGTRGQNNEWQAMLRMRYNLYEGGSSKANMESKAYQVKEAQDVRNNALRLLGEELKLAWSALNNSRQQLPIAAEYADRSMKVRTAYQKQFGLGERTLLDLLDSENELFTAQRRLVEVRFTSLYTEYRIASRMGELLNRLAIPAPDAGTSLTNVTTHAELPSLN from the coding sequence ATGATGCGTAGATACCATTTTGCTTTATTACCTTTTATTACCGTTTTTTCCACAGCGACGTATGCCGAGACGATCCAGGAAGCCATTAAAAGCACGCTCTATACACACCCCGAAGTGAGCGCATCCATTAACAGTCGTTTTTCTGCCGAGCATGATTTACGCGCAGCAAAAGGCGGATATCTTCCCTCCATCACGCTGAGTGCAGGCGTTGGCCGCGAAGAAACTGATACCCCCTCAACACGCGCCAGCATCAATAAGCGCGTTGAACTCAGCCGTCAGGAGTCGAGCATCAATCTAAGCCAGACAGTGTTTGACGGTTTCGCCACCTCAAGCGAGGTTGGTAGACAACGCGCCACGGTCAATTCACGCGCCTATAAAGTATTAAATACCAGCGAGTCGACGGCGTTAGATACGGTTCAAGTCTATCTCAATGTTCTGCAACGCCAGGAATTTGTTCGTCTGGCGGAAGCCAACCTTGCAAGCCACGAGCGCATTTACGATCAAATCAGGCTGCGTAGCGAACAAGGCGTTGGCCGACTGGCCGATTTGGATCAGGCCGAAGCACGTCTTGCGCAAGCTCGTAACAACGTGCTGACAGAACAAACCAATCTGGACGATGCCAAAATCAACTACATGAGCATTGTGGGTAAAGTACCGGATAATTTGGTGATGCCCGATGCTTCTGCGATAAAACTCCCCGCCTCGCTGGAGGAAGCCCAGCGCATCATGCTGGCTAACAGCCCAGCGCTGAAATCCGCAGAGTCAGATATTGAAGCCACGCAGCAGCAATATGAGGCTTCAAAGTCAACGTTTTACCCACGCCTCAACGTTGAACTCTCTCGTACGATGGATAACAACGTTGACGGAACGCGCGGCCAAAACAATGAGTGGCAGGCAATGTTGCGGATGCGCTACAACCTGTATGAAGGCGGTAGCAGCAAGGCCAACATGGAATCAAAAGCCTATCAGGTAAAAGAAGCGCAGGATGTGCGAAACAATGCCCTGCGTTTACTGGGCGAAGAGCTAAAGTTAGCCTGGTCAGCGTTAAACAATTCGCGCCAACAACTGCCGATCGCCGCCGAATATGCCGACCGCAGTATGAAAGTACGCACTGCCTATCAGAAGCAGTTTGGCCTGGGGGAAAGAACGCTGTTGGACCTGCTGGACAGTGAAAACGAACTGTTCACCGCACAACGCCGTCTGGTCGAGGTTCGCTTCACCTCTCTCTATACCGAATACCGGATCGCATCACGTATGGGAGAGCTATTAAATCGTTTGGCGATCCCAGCGCCTGATGCCGGTACCAGTTTGACAAACGTAACCACCCACGCAGAGTTGCCGAGCCTTAATTAA
- a CDS encoding retention module-containing protein has protein sequence MIGVIKFVIGQVFIVALDGSQRLLVAGDRVYSGEEVVTGANGAVSITLPDGKTLDLGRDSRWSDVSNASSQSSADVANDVAAIQDAIAQGADPTQVLEATAAGNEDTGEAGDGGGGHFNPTVVLNLTAEVVTTPIGYDTAGLSFADRASSVLDGVDSSTLLTAAADTTDTTPPSVTIAINSDGTISFVFTKPPVGFDLTDITVTNGSVTNLVQDPNDPTRWTATLTPAANFEGEVRVSIPDGSYTDAAGIPGTGGSEAVTVDTLPPVASISIDDVTSDNVINAAESGQTIAVTGKVDNDVKAGDAVTVKIGTETYQTTVNADGKTWSVNVPGSVLAANGDINATVTTRDTAGNVTTANTSHTYGVDTVAPTASITIDNVTSDNVINAAESGQTIAVTGKVDNDVKAGDAVTVKIGTETYQTTVNADGKTWSVNVPGSVLAANGDINATVTTRDTAGNVTTANTSHAYGVDTVAPTASISIDNVTSDNVINASESGQTIAVTGKVDNDVKAGDAVTVKVGTETYQTTVNADGKTWSVNVPGSVLAANGDVSATVTTRDTAGNVTTANTTHAYGVDTVAPTASITIDDVTSDNVINAAESGQTIAVTGKVDNDVKAGDAVTVKVGTETYQTTVNADGKTWSVNVPGAVLAANGDVSATVTTRDPAGNVTTVDTTHAYGVDTVAPTASISIDNVTSDNVINAAESGQTIAVTGKVDNDVKAGDAVTVKVGTETYQTTVNADGKTWSVNVPGAVLAANGDVSATVTTRDAAGNVTTANTSHAYGVDTVAPTASITIDDVTSDNVINAAESGQTIAVTGKVGDEVKAGDAVTVKVGTETYQTTVNADGKTWSVNVPGAVLAANGDVSATVTTRDAAGNVTTADTTHAYGVDTVAPVASISIDNVTSDNVINATESGQTIAVTGKVDNDVKAGDAVTVKVGTETYQTTVNADGKTWSVNVPGSVLAANGDVSATVTTRDAAGNVTTANTTHAYGVDTVAPTASITIDNVTSDNVINAAESGQTIAVTGKVDNDVKAGDAVTVKVGTETYQTTVNADGKTWSVNVPGSVLAANGDVGATVTTRDAAGNVTTANTTHAYGVDTVAPTASITIDNVTSDNVINAAESGQTIVVTGKVDNDVKAGDAVTVKVGTETYQTTVNADGKTWSVNVPGSVLAANGDVNATVTTRDTAGNVTTANASHAYGVDTVAPTASITIDNVT, from the coding sequence GTGATTGGCGTCATTAAATTCGTTATTGGACAGGTTTTTATCGTCGCGCTTGATGGAAGCCAGAGACTGCTGGTTGCCGGCGATCGGGTTTACAGCGGCGAAGAGGTCGTGACCGGCGCTAATGGCGCGGTTTCAATCACATTACCGGATGGCAAAACATTGGATCTGGGGCGCGATAGCCGCTGGAGCGATGTCAGCAATGCGTCTTCTCAGAGCAGTGCGGATGTCGCCAATGATGTCGCCGCGATACAAGATGCTATCGCTCAGGGTGCCGACCCAACACAGGTGCTGGAAGCCACTGCCGCAGGTAATGAAGACACCGGAGAAGCAGGTGACGGCGGCGGCGGGCATTTCAATCCAACCGTCGTTCTGAACTTGACGGCCGAGGTGGTTACTACCCCGATTGGGTATGATACCGCGGGCTTATCGTTTGCTGACAGAGCCTCATCCGTTCTGGATGGGGTCGATTCATCCACGTTGCTGACTGCCGCCGCGGATACCACTGATACCACTCCTCCCTCTGTCACCATTGCCATAAACAGTGACGGCACAATAAGTTTCGTTTTTACAAAACCGCCTGTTGGTTTTGACCTCACTGATATCACCGTAACAAACGGCTCAGTAACGAATCTGGTGCAGGATCCTAACGATCCCACTCGCTGGACGGCGACATTAACGCCTGCCGCCAATTTTGAGGGTGAAGTTCGGGTCAGCATTCCCGACGGCAGCTACACCGATGCCGCAGGCATTCCAGGAACGGGCGGAAGTGAAGCGGTCACGGTCGATACTCTGCCTCCTGTTGCCTCAATTTCAATTGATGATGTCACGTCGGATAACGTGATTAACGCCGCCGAATCCGGCCAGACCATTGCGGTCACCGGTAAAGTGGATAATGACGTGAAGGCGGGCGATGCGGTGACCGTTAAAATCGGTACCGAGACCTACCAGACGACAGTGAATGCCGATGGCAAAACCTGGAGCGTCAACGTGCCGGGCTCGGTACTGGCGGCTAACGGCGATATCAATGCCACGGTCACTACACGTGATACCGCAGGCAACGTTACGACGGCAAACACTAGTCATACTTATGGTGTCGATACGGTTGCACCAACCGCCTCGATTACTATCGATAACGTCACGTCCGATAACGTGATTAATGCGGCTGAATCCGGGCAGACCATTGCGGTCACCGGTAAAGTGGATAATGACGTGAAGGCGGGCGATGCGGTTACCGTTAAAATCGGTACCGAGACCTACCAGACGACAGTGAATGCCGATGGCAAAACCTGGAGCGTCAACGTGCCGGGCTCGGTACTGGCGGCTAACGGCGATATCAATGCCACGGTCACTACACGTGATACCGCAGGCAACGTTACCACGGCCAATACCAGTCACGCTTACGGTGTCGATACGGTTGCACCAACGGCATCGATATCTATCGACAATGTCACCAGCGATAACGTCATCAATGCCAGTGAATCCGGCCAGACGATAGCCGTCACCGGTAAGGTGGATAATGACGTCAAAGCGGGTGATGCGGTTACGGTAAAAGTCGGCACCGAGACCTACCAGACCACGGTGAATGCCGACGGTAAAACCTGGAGCGTGAATGTGCCGGGTTCTGTATTAGCCGCCAATGGCGATGTGAGCGCGACGGTGACGACACGTGACACCGCGGGCAATGTCACTACCGCCAATACTACTCATGCCTACGGCGTGGACACCGTTGCGCCAACCGCCTCAATTACTATCGATGATGTGACGTCGGATAACGTCATCAACGCCGCTGAATCCGGTCAGACCATTGCGGTGACCGGTAAAGTCGATAACGACGTCAAAGCGGGTGATGCGGTTACCGTTAAAGTCGGTACCGAGACCTACCAGACCACCGTCAATGCGGACGGCAAAACCTGGAGCGTCAATGTGCCGGGCGCCGTACTGGCGGCCAATGGTGATGTGAGCGCTACCGTCACCACACGCGATCCAGCAGGTAACGTCACCACCGTCGATACGACTCATGCTTACGGTGTCGATACGGTTGCACCAACGGCATCGATATCTATCGACAATGTCACCAGCGATAACGTGATTAATGCGGCCGAATCCGGGCAGACGATAGCCGTCACCGGTAAAGTCGATAACGATGTGAAAGCCGGCGATGCGGTTACCGTCAAAGTCGGTACCGAGACCTACCAGACCACCGTCAATGCGGACGGCAAAACCTGGAGCGTGAACGTTCCCGGCGCTGTGCTGGCCGCCAATGGCGATGTGAGTGCTACCGTCACCACGCGCGATGCGGCAGGCAATGTCACCACGGCGAATACTTCTCACGCTTACGGTGTCGATACGGTGGCACCAACCGCGTCGATTACAATCGATGATGTGACGTCCGATAACGTGATTAACGCTGCTGAGTCAGGCCAGACGATAGCGGTTACTGGCAAGGTAGGCGATGAAGTTAAAGCCGGCGATGCGGTTACCGTTAAAGTCGGTACCGAGACCTACCAGACGACGGTGAATGCCGATGGCAAAACCTGGAGCGTGAATGTGCCGGGCGCTGTACTGGCTGCCAATGGCGATGTGAGTGCGACAGTCACCACGCGCGATGCGGCAGGCAACGTCACTACAGCCGATACTACTCATGCCTACGGTGTAGACACCGTTGCGCCTGTGGCATCGATATCTATCGACAATGTCACCAGCGATAACGTGATTAACGCGACCGAGTCCGGGCAGACCATTGCGGTGACGGGTAAAGTTGATAACGACGTCAAAGCGGGTGATGCGGTTACGGTGAAAGTCGGGACCGAGACCTACCAGACGACGGTGAATGCGGACGGCAAAACCTGGAGCGTGAACGTGCCGGGATCGGTGCTGGCCGCCAACGGTGATGTGAGTGCCACGGTCACCACGCGTGACGCCGCAGGTAACGTCACCACCGCGAATACCACTCATGCTTATGGCGTGGACACCGTTGCACCAACGGCATCGATTACTATCGATAACGTCACGTCCGACAATGTCATCAATGCGGCCGAGTCCGGCCAGACCATTGCGGTGACCGGTAAAGTTGATAACGACGTGAAAGCGGGCGATGCGGTTACCGTTAAAGTCGGCACCGAGACCTACCAGACCACGGTGAATGCGGACGGCAAAACCTGGAGCGTGAATGTTCCCGGTTCCGTGCTGGCCGCCAATGGTGATGTGGGCGCGACGGTCACCACGCGCGATGCGGCAGGCAACGTCACCACGGCCAATACTACTCATGCCTACGGTGTAGACACCGTCGCACCAACTGCCTCGATTACTATCGATAACGTCACGTCCGATAACGTCATCAATGCGGCTGAATCCGGCCAGACCATTGTGGTGACGGGTAAAGTTGATAACGACGTGAAAGCGGGTGATGCGGTGACCGTTAAGGTCGGTACCGAGACCTACCAGACGACGGTGAATGCGGATGGCAAAACCTGGAGTGTGAATGTTCCCGGCTCCGTACTGGCTGCCAATGGCGATGTGAATGCCACGGTCACTACACGTGATACCGCGGGCAATGTCACGACGGCGAATGCCAGCCACGCTTACGGCGTGGATACGGTCGCACCAACGGCGTCGATTACTATCGATAACGTCACCAG